Below is a genomic region from bacterium.
GACGAATTCTAATCTTAATCTATTTAGCCCTACGTAAATTTTATTTAGGATATTTAAACTGTCAAGGAATCTTAGCTTCTCATCGCCTTAATTTCCTTTATCAACGCAGGCACCACCTCGAAAAGGTCACCGACTATTCCATATGTGGCAACATCGAAAATAGGTGCGTTAGGGTCTTTGTTTATCGCGATTATGGTATCCGATGACTGCATTCCCACGAGATGCTGTATGGCGCCAGATATTCCTATGGCGATGTATAGTTTGGGTGAGACCGTTTTACCTGTCTGACCAACCTGATGAGCATATGGAATCCAGCCAGCGTCGACCGCTGCGCGCGAGGCTCCGACGGCACCACCAAGCAACTCCGCAAGCTCGAAAAGCATTTTAAACGCATCAGGTCCACCAAGCCCTCTACCTCCAGAAACAATGATGTCCGCATCCGCTATATTTATCATTTCGCCGAGCTCCTCAACGCTTTCGAGTATCTTTTTGCGCTTGGGAGCCCATTTAACTTCTGATAGGTCAGCTATTATTATTTCTCCCTCTCGGCTATCATCGCGCGGCAGAGCTTTCATAACATGAGGTCTTACTGTTGCCATCTGTGGGCGATGATTGGGACAAAGTATTGTCGCCATTATGTTTCCGCCGAAAGCTGGTCTCGTTTGGCGAAGAAGTCCTGTTTCGGGGTCGATATCAAGATGGGTGCAATCGGCGGTTAGACCTGTTCTCAGTTTAACAGCTAATCTGGGGATAACTGAACGCCCCCAGATAGTCGCACCACAAAGAATCACTTCTGGCTTTTCCTTTTCGACTATGTGCGCCAGCGCCCTTGAGTAATTTTCTTCGTCGAATTGGGCAAGCTCCTCGTGGTCGAGAACTATGACTCTATCGGCACCGTGGGCAATGT
It encodes:
- a CDS encoding FAD-binding protein encodes the protein MPVKVIAEKCTGCSACVPACPFGVIEIVNNIAVIKEGCTACKICIDACPEGAIVAVEEEVKVPQEKLNQYKGIWVVAEITNNKPAPVGFEMLGAGRELADKRNTKLTAVILGHNIKELAKEYIAHGADRVIVLDHEELAQFDEENYSRALAHIVEKEKPEVILCGATIWGRSVIPRLAVKLRTGLTADCTHLDIDPETGLLRQTRPAFGGNIMATILCPNHRPQMATVRPHVMKALPRDDSREGEIIIADLSEVKWAPKRKKILESVEELGEMINIADADIIVSGGRGLGGPDAFKMLFELAELLGGAVGASRAAVDAGWIPYAHQVGQTGKTVSPKLYIAIGISGAIQHLVGMQSSDTIIAINKDPNAPIFDVATYGIVGDLFEVVPALIKEIKAMRS